The nucleotide sequence GATACCCTTATAGATGCACACACCcctttagaaataaaaaacaataaaagtagGGGTGTTTTggactttttaaacaaaaatggtTGTTTCCCCAACCTTTCTGCCCATATTGACATGGAAAGGTTTTTAGTGTGGGACCCATGTGTCTCATTTTTTCCTTAGTTAGTTTCACTTGTTCTAAACCATAAAAAATGCTTCTTTCCCTTGTCTTTCTCTCCCCTCACTATCTATCcatagaaacaaacacaccctctGTCTTTCTCTCTATCTATctctaataaaatataatcaaaagagATATTTagattaagagagagagagaaataagatatggaatgagagaaaagagaagaagataATTTACTGTAGGTTTTTTTGAACGGGTAAATATATTATGAAAGCTCAACTCAAGTATAAGACGTACCATAGATCTAGTAAAAACTAGAATAAAAAGGCCACAATGATATGCCTTTACGTTACCGAAGCAAGGATATCCTAAGACCATCCACAGGAGGAGTGACTTATCCCTATAAGCATTGGTAACTCATAGGTACTCTCTCTTTTCTTGCGTgtctcatttattaaatttcatatGGCACCTATTGTGAATAGTGTCTCATATAAGTACCCTCTCTTTCCTTGGGAGtcctaaaatactaaaatatgaTGATATAGAATTATTGATAGATGCtactaaaaaattattagttgatcttatttaagaaatttgtatgaGGTATTGAGTTTGAGGGATTGAATGATTATTATATACTactattaaaaatgataaatgaatgaTATGTCTGCATGAGTCTCATTTAAGCACGAAGAAACTGAATTATCTAATATTGGTACCTTTCACATTATCAAAATTTTGGATAATTCTTGGACGCAGACAAGATTTTGTTTGCATTTGAtatcttaaaatataagtaTTCATAAAATAAGAACATAACACAAAGTACTAAGGAattttttagtaaatgatattaataataccatcaaaatcaactcgattaataattttaaaaaaaattgtgcaaacACAAATGcgacaattaattaattaattaatgtaacaaaaaaaatgcgaCAATTAATTAATGGGATGAAGGGAGTAAATAATCATGAgtatttttttgtgtgactaAATGAAGTgtccaagttttttttatattctttatttttttttgttgataaaaaaatgaagtgCTGACACGGTCTATATTATCACGACATACAGTCAAAGGGGAAATTAAACCATAAACCCTTCATTGTAAAGACATTGAGAAACCGACTTATTACCCAAAAACCATTCCCAATATAGCTTCTTGATTGCATCTACTACCAGTACCACTTCCACCTTGGGCACCTTAGAGTTAAAAATGTAGTCATTTCTTATCTTTCATTGAACTCCACTTATAATGTTTATAAGTTGTAGAGACCAATAATGGTAGGTAGCATTTTTTGTGGTCATTCGGAGGAAAAGTTGATTCAccttttttctctccattgtgAGGTGATCTCGCATGTTTGGCTCGAGATGTTAAAGTTGTTGCaatttaatactccctccgtcccttaataagtgacacagttgacctaATTACGTAtaccaatgcataattttgagtttaaatatcttgaataatatattagaaaaaattatgaaaatttgatattttgaaaatactcatcaagacgaatctaacgacatcttatatgatactccctccggtcttgaatgtaagaaacaaaaaaaacaatcacacatattaagaaagtggattgagtcattgtaaaaaatatcatttttcctgTTATGCCCTTGTCTTGGAAACATGATTTTTGAACTCCACCAATGAAAAATCTTTGGAATGCGTTAAACATGGGAATGTGAAACAAATTGGATAAAGTAAATGAGGTTAAAATTGGAATAGTAACATTTAATATGATGACTTTTGTATACTTTTGCTTACATTTGAGaccaacaattttttgttttgtttcttacattcgagaccggagggagtattatttatctttgtatattattaagaaaatatggtcaaagtaagttagatcaaaattgcacattttcaaacaggtcatttattgcgggacggagggagtattattacTCCACCGAATTGGTTTATGCATCTTAATTGAACAAATAAGGTGGGTCCCAAGAAGCCTCACTGTGGTGCTTCGTTAGTTTAGCATGCTACtatttgggtgatttggaagTCGGGGAATGATCAGATTTTTAATAGGAAAAAGCTTCTTAGTGCGACATGTTCATGTGCGAAAAATAACGAATGATATTGACCGTTGGATATATCTCAAACTGTAATTTCttttgacttttatttattttaaaaatttaatacaaCTGCCAGCATGTATCGTGTGCTTTTCGTGCTTCAATTCCGTCGCACTATAtagcatttctctttttaataaTAAGGCAATGGAGGTGGATGAATTGGTAGacaaaattaaagttttgtCTTGGTATTGGAGCATAAATAGGTTGAAGTTTGCGTGTTTGTTTTATGAGTGGTGTTGGAACCCGAGACGGTGTTTAATGTGATAGTTGGGGTGGGAGTTTATTGTGCTCGTTTTCACAGGCCACTATTATGTAGGCCTCTGATATTTTGCCTGGTgttgttttgcttttgtttggGTGGATTGAGCTATAGGGAGCACTGTTTGTTTGCTAGTGCCATAATAGGCTTTTGTTAGCTTGTTTTTGCTTATTTGGTGGCTTCTGGCGTTTTGTTTTCTCATGTCCCGTCTGCTCCTCTTGAGTTGATTGGTGAGTTATTCATACACACAACTCTCTCAGGTTTTTATTACATCTTAGAAGATTGAAATCAAGGCAAAAACCAAAAGATTCTTaaggaaaatattttgttacttatcttcatcacttttttttttttttttccgctcTCTTGCTTGGATTTGAGTACCCATTACAGTCTTCTTACTTTTCTAGTTTTAGTTATGAGCATATagttttagttattataatGCAATGTTCTAAGAACGGAGGTAAGTTCAGGAGACCCTTGACATCATAAAAAGTATcacatatatttctatttttaaattattaacaaGTGCCGTAAGGGTAAAGCATAAATATAAACTATAAACCACACCTTATACCGATTCAACAAAGTCAACATATATCATAATCATTGTCCTACTAGGAAAACTGAATTACTAGTTGGCTGCAGATATTAAATGCATGCAAATGCAATAGATTCATACAGTTATTAGCTGCAATGTTTGGTAAAGCACTCATTGCATTTTAGCTCCATTATTACATGATCTCAAGCATAAATAGGCTTTACATTTTCTTGTTTCCGGTACTAACCAAAACAATATATTGTTCTTTTAATGAAGTTCCCAATTTTCACTACAATTATCCTCTTTTTGACGATGCTTTTTGCTATTTTTAGCAAAACAAAAGCTATTTTGAAACTGCCACCAAATGCTTCGTTTCCAGCAGTGTTTGTATTTGGAGATTCAATCATGGATACTGGAAATAACAACAACAGGCCAACACCAACTCAGTGCAAATTCCCTCCATATGGAAAAGATTTTCAAGGAGGAATTCCAACAGGAAGATTTAGCAATGGAAAGGTTCCAGCAGATCTTATAGGTACGTAGTATTCCATTCTGTTACATAACctaatattagtaaaaaaatgtgCAAGTGTTTAGTCTAATATATACAAGATGTGTATgttaatatatgtataaatgtttgtttctcattttaaattgtactaTCAGTTGAAGAATTAGGCATTAAAGAATATCTACCAGCATATTTGGATCCAAATCTTCAGCCTAGTGAATTGGTTACAGGCGTTAACTTTGCGTCCGGTGGTGCAGGATATGATCCTTTGACATCAAAAATAGAGGTATATATATTTTCAGAATAAACCATCGATCAAATCAatctttaaacttttttttttttttgagggatctCTAAACTATCAtcatctcttttatttttaaaccaattgatgatagtaataaaatttatatattatttgtaatGTTTTTATAGTTCACGAACCTAATtgaaaagagtaaaaaaaaaaaaaaaaaaaaaaggagtttgattttcttttttcttgtatGATTCTTTACTAACTCTGTTTCCTTATATAATAAGCAGGCAGCTATATCAATGTCTGCCCAGATAGAATTATTCAAAGAATATATTGTGAAGCTGAAAGGAATAGTTGGTGAAGATAGAACAAACTTCATCTTAGCCAATAGTATTTATTTTGTGCTAGTAGGAAGCAATGATATTTCTAACACATACTTCTTGTTTCATGCGAGAcaagttaattatgattttcctTCATACTCTGACCTTTTAGTAGACTCAGCTTATAATTTCTACAAGGTAGTTTTATTATTATCCTACACGGGTTTGATCCttgtaaatatatttgatttcatttaaaattcctcaaaaaaatttcatcaagcTTTGGCCCATTAAATATTTTCCGTCATGgcttttaatttatatttttaagtcaaatgtgtaTATAACGTTTTTAAATAGATATTTATAgagatttataatattataacaaGCTCTCTCACAAATAGTctttgtgagcttagctcagttggtatggacaatgcataatatatgcaaggttcagaaaaatatttaaacttcTGCAAGatagatttttataatatactaAACAAACATagatacaaaaaataattcaaaattttgaaaaaacacaTGAGTAAACTTAAAAGCATGGAAGAAATGTCATGACGGAAAACATTTGGAACTATAACTTGCCGAAAACTCATAGAgggattaaaagtaaaatttgcgaAGTATAAAATCTTAACGGTTATTTATATATTACTTTAGAAAAgctatttatttttgtcataattacttatttatttgtttttccttctatatACAAATGAAAGGAAATGTATCAACTAGGTGCAAGGAGGATAGGAGtattcaatgtaccaccaattGGGTGCGTGCCGTTTCAGAGAACAGTGGCCGGAGGAATAACAAGAAAATGTGTGCAACATTACAATGATGCAGTTGTTTTCTTTAACAAAAAGTTGTCAATGAAGATTGATTCCTTTAAGCAGAATTTTCCAAGTAGCAGGATTGTTTATATGGATGTTTACAACCCTATACTTGATATCATTGTAAACTACCAAAAATATGGTAATTCTAAATTCATAAATGTTTAATGGACATCCACTTTTTCTACACTTAATTAATCACTTGTAAAAATATGGTTAATTCAACTTAGTGGATAATTAATTCAATTCACGTTGAAAATTGTGGTTAACCATCTACAAAACTAAATTATGGTTAACTACAATTTTCAACATGAAGTAAATTAACTATTTACTAAACTGAATCAACCACATTT is from Medicago truncatula cultivar Jemalong A17 chromosome 1, MtrunA17r5.0-ANR, whole genome shotgun sequence and encodes:
- the LOC11414596 gene encoding GDSL esterase/lipase EXL1 isoform X1 gives rise to the protein MKFPIFTTIILFLTMLFAIFSKTKAILKLPPNASFPAVFVFGDSIMDTGNNNNRPTPTQCKFPPYGKDFQGGIPTGRFSNGKVPADLIVEELGIKEYLPAYLDPNLQPSELVTGVNFASGGAGYDPLTSKIEAAISMSAQIELFKEYIVKLKGIVGEDRTNFILANSIYFVLVGSNDISNTYFLFHARQVNYDFPSYSDLLVDSAYNFYKEMYQLGARRIGVFNVPPIGCVPFQRTVAGGITRKCVQHYNDAVVFFNKKLSMKIDSFKQNFPSSRIVYMDVYNPILDIIVNYQKYGFKVVDRGCCGTGEIEVIFLCNHLEPTCVNDSDYVFWDAFHPTEAVYKILVALSLQKYMYNFI
- the LOC11414596 gene encoding GDSL esterase/lipase EXL3 isoform X2, which gives rise to MDTGNNNNRPTPTQCKFPPYGKDFQGGIPTGRFSNGKVPADLIVEELGIKEYLPAYLDPNLQPSELVTGVNFASGGAGYDPLTSKIEAAISMSAQIELFKEYIVKLKGIVGEDRTNFILANSIYFVLVGSNDISNTYFLFHARQVNYDFPSYSDLLVDSAYNFYKEMYQLGARRIGVFNVPPIGCVPFQRTVAGGITRKCVQHYNDAVVFFNKKLSMKIDSFKQNFPSSRIVYMDVYNPILDIIVNYQKYGFKVVDRGCCGTGEIEVIFLCNHLEPTCVNDSDYVFWDAFHPTEAVYKILVALSLQKYMYNFI